One stretch of Roseimicrobium sp. ORNL1 DNA includes these proteins:
- a CDS encoding FtsQ-type POTRA domain-containing protein, which translates to MFSDKLFPKNRKRRANATRGNYAFRSRRNKVHHVRLDVHRLEMNPETAATRREQRRKAMRWGFKFAVAALMAISLFSAGRIVVREAFTNNTRFQLQHISVITEGELMPSQLITASELKTGMNMLDIGLVQVREKLEALPQVRHAKVTRGYPGLVLLEVEQRRPVAWLECPEQRLEAKVAGYGCLLDDAGVVLPSDEVTEARRKLPVIRVAKMQRLKPGHVIEAPEVLQSLQLLKAHEESALAHSMRIRRIDASRGYSLAAQYDALFTVIFPVDEFEPQIRRLERVVNEAAQRNWELATVDLLVEDNVPLTLRGTPVMAVPVPEPAPPATTPRRPTVRRQLARNN; encoded by the coding sequence ATGTTTTCTGACAAACTATTCCCCAAGAACAGAAAGCGCCGCGCCAACGCGACGCGGGGGAATTATGCGTTCAGAAGCCGGCGCAACAAGGTGCATCATGTGCGCCTGGATGTGCATCGCCTGGAGATGAATCCGGAGACGGCCGCCACCCGTCGTGAGCAGCGCCGCAAGGCCATGCGCTGGGGCTTCAAGTTTGCCGTGGCTGCGCTCATGGCCATCAGTCTCTTCAGTGCGGGCCGCATCGTGGTGCGAGAGGCGTTTACGAACAACACGCGCTTCCAACTCCAGCACATCTCCGTGATTACCGAAGGCGAGCTGATGCCTTCGCAACTGATCACCGCCAGCGAGCTCAAGACCGGCATGAACATGCTGGACATCGGCCTCGTGCAGGTGCGTGAGAAGCTGGAGGCCCTGCCCCAGGTGCGCCACGCGAAGGTGACGCGCGGCTATCCCGGCCTCGTGCTGCTGGAGGTGGAGCAGCGTCGACCTGTGGCCTGGCTGGAGTGTCCCGAGCAACGCTTGGAAGCGAAGGTCGCCGGCTACGGCTGCCTGCTGGATGATGCCGGTGTGGTGCTGCCCAGTGATGAAGTCACCGAGGCGCGCCGCAAGCTGCCCGTCATTCGTGTGGCGAAGATGCAGCGCCTGAAGCCCGGCCATGTCATTGAAGCGCCCGAAGTTCTCCAGTCCCTGCAACTGCTGAAGGCTCACGAGGAAAGCGCGCTGGCTCATTCCATGCGCATCCGCCGTATCGATGCCTCACGCGGCTACTCGCTCGCGGCGCAGTATGATGCCCTTTTCACCGTGATCTTCCCGGTCGATGAATTCGAGCCGCAGATCCGGCGCTTGGAGCGTGTGGTGAACGAGGCTGCCCAGCGCAACTGGGAGCTCGCCACCGTCGACCTCCTCGTTGAAGACAATGTGCCTCTCACTCTCCGTGGAACTCCCGTCATGGCGGTGCCGGTCCCTGAACCGGCGCCGCCTGCCACGACTCCACGCCGCCCGACGGTCCGCCGCCAGCTCGCCCGCAATAACTGA
- the ftsA gene encoding cell division protein FtsA: MARSNIYAGLEIGTSKICVVVGEVKKDGAIKILGVGQAPSRGIRKGEIVDFDIAQTCLNDALLRAEDRSDVMIRNVFLGVSGAHIESLNNGGVYRLPSDQSTITEDDLEDVREIACNVDIPQNHVFLHRIARKYGVDGQEQVRSLIGRPAERVEAEFHIIHGVRSRVQNSIRLVRQIPLEVEDVVFLPLAASQVALNKDAKQGGALLIDFGGGTADYVLYVDGMLTASGCVPLGGDHITNDISMCFQIPHARCERLKVEEGSAIFEGVDPSEMLKVDDENGMYVGEIERAMLNEVIHLRTREILERVRERVEEHLPKLGAGVFLTGGVSLMRGIDVVARDVFGVRVTRTGSSPQGGATATYENPCYSGPIGLIRYAQLMDSEKPWLSPFAKLGRRMVEMFSSWTM, translated from the coding sequence ATGGCTCGTAGCAACATCTATGCTGGACTTGAGATTGGCACGTCGAAGATCTGTGTCGTGGTCGGAGAGGTGAAGAAGGACGGCGCGATCAAAATTCTTGGCGTGGGCCAGGCTCCCTCGCGTGGCATCCGCAAGGGTGAGATCGTGGACTTCGACATCGCGCAGACGTGTTTGAATGACGCGCTGCTCCGTGCCGAGGACCGCAGTGACGTGATGATTCGTAATGTGTTCCTGGGAGTTTCCGGCGCGCACATTGAGAGCCTGAACAACGGCGGTGTCTACCGCCTTCCCTCCGACCAGAGCACCATCACGGAGGACGACCTTGAGGACGTGCGTGAGATCGCGTGCAACGTCGATATCCCACAGAACCACGTCTTCCTCCACCGCATCGCGCGCAAGTACGGTGTGGATGGCCAGGAGCAGGTGCGCTCGCTGATTGGCCGCCCCGCGGAGCGCGTGGAGGCGGAGTTTCACATCATCCACGGTGTGCGCAGCCGCGTGCAGAATTCCATCCGCCTCGTGCGCCAGATTCCGCTGGAGGTGGAGGACGTCGTCTTCCTCCCACTCGCAGCCTCCCAGGTCGCGCTGAACAAAGATGCGAAGCAGGGCGGCGCCCTGCTCATCGACTTCGGCGGTGGCACGGCGGACTACGTGCTCTACGTGGACGGCATGCTCACCGCCTCCGGCTGCGTGCCACTCGGCGGGGACCATATCACGAATGACATTTCCATGTGCTTCCAGATCCCCCACGCGCGCTGCGAGCGCCTGAAGGTGGAGGAAGGTTCGGCCATCTTCGAGGGCGTGGACCCCAGCGAAATGCTGAAGGTGGATGATGAGAACGGCATGTACGTGGGCGAGATCGAGCGCGCCATGCTGAATGAAGTGATTCACCTCCGCACGCGCGAGATCCTCGAGCGCGTGCGCGAACGTGTGGAAGAGCACCTGCCGAAGCTTGGCGCGGGGGTCTTCCTGACGGGAGGCGTGAGCCTCATGCGCGGCATCGATGTGGTGGCGCGCGATGTCTTTGGCGTGCGGGTCACCCGCACTGGCTCCTCCCCGCAGGGCGGCGCCACCGCCACCTATGAGAATCCCTGCTACTCAGGCCCCATTGGCCTCATTCGTTACGCCCAGTTGATGGATTCTGAAAAACCCTGGCTGTCGCCCTTCGCCAAGCTTGGCCGGCGCATGGTCGAAATGTTCAGCTCCTGGACCATGTAG
- a CDS encoding cell division protein FtsZ → MVEYQRNQGESSPTSSLKICVVGIGGGGLNVLDRICLDRLMEVSLVSMHTDVRVLGHAMAPLKIQLGADMMRGIGCGGDPELGREAAASSAEQIRAAMQGHDMVFICAGLGGGTGSGAAPVVAQIARDLGAMVFVFATMPFSFEGRRRVMQAELALEDLQRSCDAVILFENNRMGELVLPKEGIQKAFSQADQLIGHSVRAISTMVTQPGVVRMGLADLMTALRSPNARCLFGFGEARGTNRVQESLKRALKSPLVNQGQLLQNARNLLVHIAGGESLTLAEVEMLMKQLGKYVPEETQIMFGLAVDAKLGDMMTVTLVSSLTAQQMSLEPSADAVVEPRITSRPQPAPKAPAPVEKAPAYTGNGLQLHAPVSVDEYVPAPAPAPAPVAVAAPAPLPPPVPAPAPKAKDPLPAELFAEFHQQPAAQAPVPVPAPVPVQQPAPQPQPRQAPVVAPPVQQAQQEVTLFQEPAPVQQPVPSAPLMMEAPQPLPVPPPVRTTIEQTPAPVYAPEPAVQAFVAPAPVLAPELAPVVAEAPAPVPAPVAAPELILAPEPAPVAQLPQPVPAFEPEPVRAEAPLHETVEPEAPVVAKEQSIKAASIVVQAKQRDEEEPKPLVKQSIFSMVEDEEEEEEEEEDEDEEFTDEMEDEETEEEEEVQASAPADPRSPEAAGSHWADKYIQPKPHAGAQPSVEPRREPQRTLQTTASAPAKKVIEAKQPSLNLQQVQQDEVARFKGTDKTIVDGDDLDIPTWMRMRGKVKR, encoded by the coding sequence ATGGTAGAATACCAACGCAACCAGGGCGAATCCTCGCCAACGTCATCCCTCAAGATCTGTGTCGTGGGCATCGGCGGTGGTGGTTTGAATGTGCTCGACCGCATCTGTCTGGATCGGCTCATGGAAGTGTCCCTGGTGTCCATGCACACGGATGTGCGTGTGCTCGGTCATGCGATGGCGCCCCTGAAGATTCAGCTCGGGGCAGACATGATGCGTGGCATCGGCTGCGGTGGTGACCCTGAACTGGGGCGTGAAGCCGCGGCCTCCTCGGCCGAGCAGATTCGTGCCGCCATGCAGGGGCATGACATGGTCTTCATCTGCGCCGGCCTGGGTGGGGGTACCGGCTCGGGTGCGGCGCCCGTGGTCGCGCAGATCGCGCGTGATTTGGGTGCCATGGTGTTTGTGTTCGCCACGATGCCCTTCTCCTTTGAAGGCCGCCGCCGCGTCATGCAGGCGGAGCTGGCTTTGGAAGACTTGCAGCGCAGTTGCGACGCCGTCATCCTCTTTGAAAACAACCGCATGGGCGAGCTGGTGCTCCCGAAGGAAGGCATCCAGAAGGCCTTCAGCCAGGCAGACCAGCTCATCGGCCACAGCGTGCGCGCCATCTCCACGATGGTTACGCAGCCCGGCGTGGTGCGCATGGGTCTTGCCGACCTCATGACCGCCCTGCGCAGCCCGAATGCCCGCTGCCTCTTCGGCTTCGGCGAAGCCCGCGGCACCAACCGCGTGCAGGAATCCCTCAAGCGCGCGCTCAAGAGCCCGCTCGTCAACCAGGGCCAGCTTCTTCAGAACGCCCGCAACCTGCTGGTGCACATTGCCGGTGGTGAAAGCCTCACGCTCGCCGAAGTGGAGATGCTCATGAAGCAGCTCGGCAAGTATGTGCCGGAGGAGACGCAGATCATGTTCGGCCTCGCGGTGGACGCGAAGCTGGGAGACATGATGACCGTCACCCTCGTCAGCTCCCTTACGGCGCAGCAGATGTCCTTGGAGCCCTCGGCCGATGCGGTGGTGGAGCCGCGCATCACGAGCCGACCACAGCCCGCTCCTAAAGCCCCAGCGCCCGTTGAGAAGGCTCCGGCCTACACTGGCAATGGTCTCCAGCTTCATGCTCCCGTGAGCGTGGATGAGTATGTCCCTGCGCCTGCACCTGCTCCGGCCCCTGTCGCCGTGGCTGCACCCGCGCCGTTGCCGCCCCCCGTGCCTGCGCCCGCTCCCAAAGCGAAGGACCCGCTGCCGGCGGAGCTGTTCGCTGAGTTTCATCAGCAGCCTGCCGCGCAAGCTCCCGTGCCTGTTCCGGCACCAGTTCCCGTGCAGCAGCCCGCTCCCCAACCGCAGCCTCGTCAGGCTCCGGTCGTGGCCCCGCCCGTGCAGCAGGCCCAGCAGGAAGTGACGCTTTTTCAGGAACCCGCTCCCGTTCAGCAGCCGGTCCCTTCCGCACCGCTGATGATGGAAGCTCCGCAGCCGCTTCCCGTGCCTCCGCCGGTGCGTACTACCATTGAGCAGACCCCGGCTCCGGTGTATGCACCAGAACCGGCGGTGCAGGCTTTCGTGGCACCCGCACCTGTTCTGGCTCCTGAGCTCGCACCAGTGGTGGCCGAAGCCCCCGCGCCTGTGCCTGCTCCGGTCGCTGCGCCCGAGCTTATTCTCGCACCTGAGCCTGCTCCTGTAGCCCAACTGCCGCAGCCTGTGCCCGCGTTCGAACCTGAGCCTGTGCGTGCCGAAGCTCCGTTGCATGAGACGGTGGAGCCCGAAGCTCCCGTGGTCGCGAAGGAGCAGTCCATCAAGGCCGCCAGCATCGTGGTGCAGGCCAAGCAGCGTGATGAGGAAGAGCCCAAGCCGCTCGTGAAGCAGTCCATCTTCTCCATGGTGGAGGACGAGGAAGAGGAAGAAGAGGAGGAGGAGGACGAAGACGAGGAATTCACCGACGAGATGGAAGACGAGGAGACGGAAGAGGAAGAAGAAGTGCAAGCTTCCGCTCCCGCCGATCCACGCTCACCCGAAGCTGCTGGTTCGCATTGGGCAGACAAATACATCCAGCCCAAGCCCCACGCCGGAGCGCAACCAAGCGTCGAACCTCGTCGCGAGCCCCAGCGCACGTTGCAGACCACCGCGTCCGCACCCGCGAAGAAAGTCATCGAAGCGAAGCAGCCCTCCCTGAATCTTCAGCAGGTCCAGCAGGACGAAGTCGCCCGCTTCAAAGGCACCGATAAGACTATCGTGGATGGCGACGACCTCGACATCCCCACCTGGATGCGCATGCGCGGCAAGGTGAAGCGATAG
- a CDS encoding DEAD/DEAH box helicase, with translation MPSASEVEAFISAFDEATVTAARSLVEDGKVRMLKLDEEAVEAEVALEEEIVRVFLARTARGWRGRTNAPTIEPEGAGIAQCAAMLETEAAGKEDGTPTQVQRSLQDVIEERLTRQLTASEEQYVTKVEKRYERFRALGEIYDHDLVRLNSRWPVQSYDPLRLWPEPPREVVDFWNYLAAALTERKLTYPSFLDSITDLPGVQAKLASWHQQEDLPRWASIIREFGQRETPGALDVELRLLITPNEARFQVRNEPTAIWRNLTDPELDQLLLLEHQNALRLPLPSRLVLESASRALRDQIRPIVRLDDVAAARWLASLFNQAELSTALITLDETPFDRAEEPLRWSAREILRSDGNLHAVLLVLTDAEGQEPPKPLRSLPAAEPLYLSSDTVFHGPASFEEGTSAHTSIEIPVAALATEDGVRFLKRLGVELPPSLAKKVRHETFQVHLKAHCLPKVDQGGTEHIAVTASAISSNGLLEQTLRGRRWEVAELQRDEEGCIPCYDRAALDAVPPMLDQLKATYDPELDAFRVRITKTFPEQFHGWAAALPPGMTLETDTKLETILADPLKATVRLEVNEAGIDWFDLRLVFDIEGLELKPAEIRKLIAARGGFVRLADGTWRSVKLELTEEQQNTIAALGLDINELSDEAHPIHARQLAAQQKKDFLPPELWERIRDRLARLDLETKAPVPDALSITLRPYQVDGFHFLSYLTVNRFGGVLADDMGLGKTVQSIAWVLWLRQRAAENNGDKLAPCLVVCPKSVLDVWAIEFGKAAPALRVEVLREKDTLDLRRLQQESDVLVLNYAQLRACIDELQKVNWLAAILDEGQQIKNPDSKVAQAARQLHAQNRLVLTGTPLENRLLDLWSLMTFATPGALGDRAYFQRHFDRRKDDRAAERLSARLRPFILRRTKGQVARELPPRTEENMFCELSGLQEKLYRDQLAQAQHMILTATGADLLNKRRFAILQAITRLRQICCHPALVQPGAENEESAKLNALLELLDQLHDEGHKVLVFSQFVSMLKIIRDKLTALGRPFHWLTGATQNRAEVVQAFQTDPEPSVFLLSLKAGGSGLNLTAASYVILYDPWWNPAVENQAIDRAHRIGQTQPVMAYRLLAKDTIEQKIRLLQQQKQMMSNDVLGEESFARNLGREDLEYLFGLAEPREEVED, from the coding sequence ATGCCAAGCGCCAGCGAAGTCGAAGCCTTCATATCCGCATTCGATGAGGCCACCGTCACCGCCGCCCGCTCCCTCGTGGAGGATGGCAAGGTACGGATGCTCAAACTCGACGAGGAAGCGGTGGAGGCGGAAGTGGCTCTGGAAGAGGAGATTGTCCGCGTCTTCCTGGCCAGGACGGCACGCGGTTGGCGGGGCCGTACGAATGCCCCGACGATTGAGCCTGAAGGTGCCGGGATCGCCCAGTGCGCCGCCATGCTGGAGACAGAAGCCGCCGGCAAGGAGGATGGCACACCCACGCAGGTCCAGCGCAGCCTGCAAGATGTGATTGAGGAGCGGCTCACCCGCCAGCTGACGGCCTCCGAAGAGCAATACGTGACCAAGGTGGAGAAGCGCTACGAACGCTTCCGCGCCCTTGGTGAGATCTATGACCATGATCTGGTCCGGCTGAACTCGCGCTGGCCCGTGCAGAGCTACGATCCCCTGCGCCTGTGGCCCGAGCCACCGCGGGAAGTGGTGGATTTCTGGAACTACCTCGCCGCGGCACTCACCGAGCGGAAGCTGACTTATCCCTCCTTCCTGGATAGCATCACGGATCTGCCCGGGGTGCAGGCGAAGCTGGCCTCGTGGCATCAGCAGGAAGACCTGCCCCGCTGGGCGAGCATCATCCGCGAGTTTGGCCAGCGGGAGACTCCCGGCGCGCTCGACGTGGAACTGCGCCTCCTCATCACGCCGAACGAAGCGCGCTTCCAGGTTCGCAATGAGCCGACGGCCATCTGGCGGAATCTCACCGACCCTGAGCTGGACCAGCTTCTTTTGTTGGAACATCAGAATGCCCTGCGCCTTCCCCTGCCCTCGCGGCTCGTGCTGGAGTCGGCATCGCGCGCGCTGCGGGATCAGATTCGCCCTATCGTGCGCCTGGATGACGTGGCGGCGGCTCGCTGGCTAGCATCGCTTTTCAACCAGGCGGAACTCTCCACTGCGCTCATCACCCTCGATGAAACTCCCTTCGACCGCGCGGAGGAACCCCTGCGCTGGTCTGCCCGTGAGATTCTGCGCAGCGATGGCAACCTGCATGCCGTGCTACTGGTACTCACGGATGCCGAGGGTCAGGAACCTCCGAAGCCACTGCGCAGCCTGCCTGCGGCGGAGCCCCTCTACCTGAGCAGTGACACGGTGTTCCACGGACCTGCTTCGTTTGAAGAGGGCACGTCGGCACACACCAGCATCGAAATCCCCGTGGCCGCACTCGCCACGGAAGATGGCGTGCGTTTTCTGAAGCGCCTCGGGGTGGAGCTTCCACCTTCGCTGGCGAAGAAGGTGCGGCATGAAACCTTTCAAGTGCACCTGAAAGCGCACTGCCTCCCGAAGGTGGACCAGGGCGGCACGGAGCACATTGCGGTGACGGCCTCTGCCATCAGCTCGAATGGTCTGCTGGAGCAGACGTTGCGTGGACGGCGTTGGGAAGTTGCGGAACTGCAGCGTGACGAAGAGGGCTGCATCCCCTGCTATGACCGTGCGGCACTGGATGCAGTGCCGCCGATGCTCGACCAGCTCAAGGCCACATATGACCCCGAGCTGGACGCCTTCCGCGTGCGCATCACGAAGACGTTTCCAGAGCAGTTCCATGGGTGGGCCGCGGCATTGCCCCCCGGAATGACCCTGGAGACGGATACCAAGCTGGAGACCATCCTCGCGGATCCGCTGAAAGCCACGGTGCGCCTGGAAGTGAATGAGGCGGGCATCGATTGGTTCGACCTGCGTCTGGTTTTTGATATCGAGGGTCTTGAGTTGAAGCCGGCGGAGATTCGCAAGCTCATCGCGGCGCGTGGTGGATTTGTGCGACTGGCAGATGGCACGTGGCGCAGTGTGAAGCTGGAGCTCACCGAAGAGCAGCAGAATACGATCGCGGCCCTCGGGCTTGACATCAATGAGCTTTCGGATGAGGCGCATCCCATCCACGCGCGTCAGCTTGCCGCGCAGCAGAAGAAGGATTTCCTGCCGCCGGAATTGTGGGAGCGCATTCGCGATCGCCTTGCCCGTCTTGATCTGGAAACCAAGGCTCCGGTCCCGGATGCCCTGAGCATCACGCTGCGTCCCTATCAGGTGGATGGCTTCCATTTCCTCTCCTACCTCACGGTAAACCGCTTCGGTGGTGTGCTGGCGGATGACATGGGTCTCGGCAAAACGGTGCAGAGCATCGCATGGGTGCTGTGGCTGCGTCAGCGCGCGGCAGAAAACAACGGAGACAAACTCGCGCCGTGCCTCGTGGTCTGCCCGAAGTCGGTGCTGGATGTGTGGGCCATTGAGTTCGGCAAGGCCGCGCCTGCGCTGCGGGTGGAAGTGCTGCGTGAAAAGGACACGCTGGACCTCCGACGCCTGCAGCAGGAATCCGATGTGCTCGTGCTGAACTACGCGCAGCTCCGCGCCTGCATTGATGAATTGCAAAAGGTGAACTGGCTCGCGGCCATTCTCGACGAAGGCCAGCAGATCAAGAACCCCGATTCCAAGGTGGCCCAGGCTGCGAGACAGCTTCACGCGCAGAATCGCCTCGTGCTCACCGGTACGCCGCTGGAGAACCGCCTGCTGGATCTCTGGAGCCTCATGACCTTCGCCACGCCCGGCGCGCTTGGGGATCGTGCGTACTTCCAGCGCCACTTCGACCGCCGCAAGGATGACCGCGCTGCGGAGCGTCTCAGCGCGCGACTGCGTCCCTTCATTCTCCGCCGCACCAAAGGCCAGGTGGCTCGTGAACTGCCGCCGCGCACCGAGGAAAACATGTTCTGCGAACTGAGCGGTCTCCAGGAGAAGCTCTATCGCGATCAGCTCGCGCAGGCTCAGCACATGATCCTGACCGCGACGGGTGCGGACCTCCTGAACAAGCGCCGTTTCGCCATCCTGCAGGCCATCACGCGCCTGCGTCAGATCTGCTGCCACCCTGCCCTCGTACAGCCCGGCGCGGAGAACGAGGAAAGCGCCAAACTCAATGCGCTGCTGGAGCTGCTGGATCAGTTGCACGATGAAGGGCACAAGGTGCTGGTCTTCTCGCAGTTCGTCTCGATGCTGAAGATCATCCGGGACAAACTGACAGCTCTGGGCCGTCCCTTCCACTGGCTCACTGGCGCCACACAGAACCGCGCGGAAGTCGTGCAAGCCTTCCAGACGGATCCGGAACCTTCGGTGTTCCTGCTTTCACTCAAGGCGGGCGGCAGCGGTCTGAACCTCACTGCGGCGAGCTATGTCATCCTCTACGATCCCTGGTGGAATCCCGCCGTGGAAAACCAGGCCATCGACCGAGCTCACCGCATCGGCCAGACGCAGCCTGTCATGGCCTATCGCCTCCTGGCGAAGGACACCATCGAACAGAAGATCCGCCTGCTGCAGCAGCAGAAGCAGATGATGAGCAATGACGTGCTCGGCGAAGAAAGCTTTGCGCGGAATCTTGGACGCGAAGATCTGGAGTACCTGTTCGGATTGGCCGAGCCGCGTGAAGAGGTGGAGGATTGA
- a CDS encoding HAD family phosphatase: MLPLPDRSFAAYIFDCDGTLVDSMPIHYVCWVEALRRNGATYAFTEEEFYHFAGVPEYDTVVVLNGLHNVNVDPRAVVETKSEIFRKRIKEIQRVNPVADFAISVHGKFPISVASGSEAPIVRECLTHTGLIDLFPIIITPENVKRGKPAPDMFLLAAEQMGVKPEDCLVFEDGRSGLEAAKAAGMEAVFIPRTLR, encoded by the coding sequence ATGCTTCCCCTCCCCGACCGCTCCTTCGCCGCCTACATCTTTGACTGCGATGGCACCCTGGTCGACTCCATGCCCATTCACTACGTGTGCTGGGTGGAAGCCTTGAGGAGGAACGGCGCGACCTACGCCTTCACGGAGGAGGAGTTCTACCACTTCGCCGGCGTACCCGAGTATGACACCGTGGTGGTCCTCAATGGTCTGCACAACGTGAACGTGGACCCCCGCGCCGTGGTGGAGACGAAGTCGGAGATCTTCCGCAAGCGCATCAAAGAGATCCAGCGCGTGAATCCCGTCGCAGACTTCGCCATTTCCGTGCACGGGAAGTTCCCCATCTCCGTGGCCTCCGGCAGTGAAGCGCCGATTGTGCGCGAGTGCCTGACGCACACCGGACTCATCGATCTTTTCCCCATCATCATCACGCCGGAGAACGTGAAGCGCGGCAAGCCTGCGCCAGACATGTTCCTCCTCGCCGCGGAGCAGATGGGCGTGAAGCCGGAAGATTGCCTCGTCTTCGAAGACGGCCGCAGCGGACTGGAAGCCGCGAAGGCAGCGGGCATGGAAGCGGTGTTTATTCCAAGGACACTCCGCTAG
- a CDS encoding D-alanine--D-alanine ligase: MTLRNHKIAVLKGGPGSERAVSLKSAESVTEALRSLGADVVEVDVLTTEFHVPKDVLIAVNMIHGTFGEDGGIQAALEKLGVPYTGAGVETSRLAFDKVLSKRKFLEAGVPTPRSQVLRLDGADELELALPVVVKPPCEGSSVGVHIVRTKDELAAALEDAKKYGDETLVEEYIDGLELTVGVIGDQVLPVIHIEPVSGFYDINNKYPWMSGTGKTLYHCPADLDARVTARVQQASLDAMRALGVEVYGRVDVMLRKDGEPFVLEINTIPGMTVSSLLPKAARVAGLEFPQLMERIIELSLRARGKD; encoded by the coding sequence ATGACGCTTAGAAACCACAAGATCGCAGTATTGAAGGGAGGCCCCGGCTCCGAGAGGGCGGTGTCCCTCAAGTCTGCAGAAAGTGTGACGGAAGCTTTGCGGAGCTTGGGCGCGGATGTCGTTGAGGTTGATGTGCTCACAACCGAGTTCCATGTGCCGAAGGATGTGCTGATCGCGGTCAATATGATTCACGGTACGTTCGGTGAGGACGGCGGGATTCAGGCGGCTCTGGAAAAGCTCGGCGTGCCCTACACGGGCGCCGGGGTGGAGACCAGCCGGCTGGCGTTCGACAAGGTGCTGAGCAAGCGCAAGTTTCTTGAAGCGGGTGTCCCCACGCCGCGCAGCCAGGTGCTGCGTCTTGACGGAGCGGACGAACTCGAACTGGCCCTGCCGGTGGTGGTGAAGCCCCCCTGCGAGGGCTCCAGCGTGGGTGTGCACATCGTTCGCACCAAGGACGAGTTGGCTGCTGCGCTCGAAGACGCGAAGAAGTACGGCGACGAGACTCTCGTCGAAGAGTACATCGACGGTCTTGAGCTGACCGTGGGTGTGATCGGCGACCAAGTGCTGCCTGTCATCCACATCGAGCCGGTAAGCGGCTTCTACGACATCAACAACAAGTACCCCTGGATGTCCGGCACGGGCAAGACGCTCTACCATTGCCCGGCGGATCTCGATGCGCGGGTGACTGCGCGGGTGCAGCAAGCGTCGCTGGACGCCATGCGCGCTCTGGGTGTGGAGGTGTATGGCCGTGTGGATGTGATGCTGAGAAAGGACGGGGAACCCTTCGTCCTGGAGATCAACACCATCCCCGGCATGACCGTGAGCAGCCTGCTGCCGAAGGCGGCGCGGGTGGCTGGTTTGGAGTTTCCGCAACTGATGGAGCGCATCATTGAGCTTTCACTGAGGGCACGGGGGAAGGACTGA